The following proteins are encoded in a genomic region of Sulfurospirillum arsenophilum NBRC 109478:
- a CDS encoding YajQ family cyclic di-GMP-binding protein, with translation MAKEHSFDITAEIDKQKFKDAYEQAKKVITNRWDFKGITCEFDHNEKAKTVTLLTTSDSKADAMVEALISEAIKRDISSKALKETKREVAGGNKTKVTVSIVDAISSDDAKKIVKEIKELKLKVQASIRGDVVRVEGKAIDDLQEAIKAIRGCDFDFPVNFTNLK, from the coding sequence AGTTTAAAGATGCGTATGAGCAAGCTAAAAAAGTCATTACAAATCGATGGGATTTTAAGGGTATTACGTGTGAGTTTGATCACAATGAAAAAGCTAAAACCGTTACATTGTTGACAACCAGTGATAGTAAAGCCGATGCAATGGTAGAGGCGTTAATTTCAGAAGCCATTAAGCGGGATATCTCTTCTAAAGCACTCAAAGAGACTAAACGTGAAGTGGCAGGTGGCAATAAAACGAAAGTTACTGTGAGTATTGTGGATGCCATTTCCAGTGATGATGCAAAAAAGATCGTCAAAGAGATTAAAGAGCTTAAACTCAAAGTGCAAGCTTCCATTCGTGGCGATGTCGTACGTGTTGAAGGTAAAGCGATTGATGATTTACAAGAAGCGATTAAAGCGATTCGCGGATGTGATTTTGACTTCCCTGTGAATTTTACGAATCTTAAGTAA